A genomic segment from Sphingopyxis sp. DBS4 encodes:
- a CDS encoding YceI family protein, with the protein MRRFAPLAAILLAAIAVPAVIAQPPASAPGAPDRSRVTAGTYAADPNHTMVVWKLDHLGFSNYTGIFGDVTGTLVLDPAKPAAAKVDVTIPIAKVTTASAGLTAHLLRPGKDGAKPDFFGPAPADARFVSTRVVLDDDGDEAKVTGDLTLNGITRPVTLDVDFHGAGAMGGKQTVGFEAEATIRRSDFGLGFGVPMVGDEVELEIHAAFEKQ; encoded by the coding sequence ATGCGCCGCTTCGCTCCCCTCGCCGCTATCCTGCTCGCCGCGATCGCGGTGCCCGCCGTCATCGCCCAGCCGCCCGCGAGCGCGCCCGGCGCCCCAGACCGGAGCCGCGTCACCGCGGGCACCTATGCCGCCGATCCCAACCACACGATGGTCGTCTGGAAACTCGATCACCTCGGCTTCAGCAACTACACCGGCATTTTCGGCGACGTCACCGGCACGCTCGTCCTCGATCCCGCCAAGCCCGCGGCGGCCAAGGTCGACGTGACGATCCCGATCGCCAAGGTCACCACCGCGAGCGCGGGCCTCACCGCCCACCTGCTCCGCCCCGGCAAGGACGGCGCCAAGCCCGATTTCTTCGGCCCCGCCCCCGCCGACGCCCGCTTCGTCTCGACCCGCGTCGTCCTCGATGACGACGGCGACGAGGCAAAGGTCACCGGCGACCTCACCCTCAACGGCATCACCCGCCCGGTGACGCTCGACGTCGATTTCCACGGCGCCGGCGCGATGGGCGGCAAGCAGACCGTCGGCTTCGAAGCCGAAGCGACGATCCGCCGCAGCGACTTCGGCCTCGGCTTCGGCGTCCCGATGGTCGGCGACGAAGTCGAACTCGAAATCCACGCGGCATTCGAGAAACAATAA
- a CDS encoding SGNH/GDSL hydrolase family protein, translating to MKSFVFMPLVLASTPLAAAGPVPAVGVLADPCAALPPMPAIVADYLARAQAALAAGEPLPPRSEEGMAIYTKWQQDLLLADFAGECRYAAANRDLPPATPNRTVFLGDSITELWLREQPDFFTGDRIDRGISGQTTTQMLARFRADVIDLKPRVVHIMAGTNDIAGNGGPTSLDRIEANIRTMIDLAEAHGIEVVLGSVLPARRFDWRPDIAPVEAITALNERLRALATEKKLVFADYHAALDDGGQGLAKAHSEDGVHPNAAGYAVMRPVAERALASAAS from the coding sequence ATGAAATCTTTTGTTTTCATGCCGTTGGTTCTGGCTTCGACCCCGCTTGCGGCCGCGGGGCCCGTGCCTGCGGTCGGCGTCCTGGCCGATCCGTGCGCGGCCTTGCCGCCGATGCCCGCGATCGTCGCCGATTATCTGGCGCGTGCGCAGGCCGCGCTCGCGGCGGGCGAGCCGCTGCCGCCGCGTTCGGAGGAGGGCATGGCTATCTATACGAAATGGCAGCAGGATTTGCTGCTCGCCGACTTTGCGGGCGAGTGCCGTTACGCCGCCGCGAATCGCGATCTGCCGCCCGCGACCCCGAACCGGACCGTCTTCCTCGGCGATTCGATCACCGAATTATGGCTGCGCGAACAGCCGGACTTCTTCACCGGCGACCGCATCGATCGCGGGATCAGCGGCCAGACGACCACCCAGATGCTCGCGCGCTTTCGCGCCGATGTGATCGATCTGAAGCCGCGCGTCGTCCATATCATGGCGGGCACCAACGACATTGCCGGGAACGGCGGGCCGACGTCGCTCGACCGGATCGAGGCGAATATCCGCACGATGATCGACCTGGCCGAAGCGCACGGGATCGAGGTCGTGCTGGGCTCGGTGCTGCCCGCGCGGCGTTTCGACTGGCGGCCCGACATCGCGCCGGTCGAAGCGATTACGGCGCTGAACGAACGGCTTCGGGCGCTCGCCACGGAAAAGAAGCTGGTCTTCGCCGACTATCATGCCGCGCTCGATGACGGCGGGCAGGGGCTGGCAAAAGCGCATTCCGAAGACGGCGTTCACCCGAACGCCGCCGGCTATGCCGTCATGCGCCCGGTCGCCGAGCGCGCGCTGGCGTCGGCGGCGTCATAG
- a CDS encoding DUF262 domain-containing protein, with translation MQNELKYTVRSREIVDLAAAMKNASLTLSPYFQRNLVWRDAHRRDFIDTILKGYPFPQIFLARGPIDVENMTASQAVVDGQQRLNAIRDFIDGKLDVGGKLFKELDPKKKEEFLKYEVAVIDFDLDAGDERLKDVFHRLNRTYYALSAIEKLASEYSASEFLLVARALAGEILKDVPAIEELEGVVNVDAANPIAENVFSRDPGIDDATWAWIVQQAEGPFSNLIRRNPVFTPFEFDRKVPLMFVLNVMSTYLTGYYNRNDRVRMFLEDRSDNFPEKEEILKQVNETAEYIDEMNFAENSIWWNKANFFSIVAELGRVPALRAQSPQVSADKLNAFAANLSSDYALAAREAVNGKAQREFRGLKVREALEG, from the coding sequence ATGCAGAACGAATTGAAATATACTGTTAGGTCTAGAGAGATCGTTGATTTGGCGGCAGCGATGAAGAATGCTTCTTTGACACTGTCTCCGTACTTCCAAAGAAATTTGGTTTGGCGAGATGCTCATCGGAGAGACTTCATCGACACCATCTTAAAGGGGTATCCGTTTCCTCAGATATTCCTGGCTCGCGGACCGATTGACGTCGAGAACATGACGGCGAGTCAAGCCGTCGTAGATGGTCAGCAGAGGTTGAATGCTATCCGCGATTTTATCGATGGGAAGCTTGATGTAGGTGGCAAGTTATTTAAAGAATTAGACCCTAAGAAAAAAGAAGAGTTTCTAAAATACGAGGTTGCAGTTATTGACTTTGATCTTGATGCCGGTGATGAGCGATTGAAAGATGTTTTTCATCGTTTGAATAGAACTTACTACGCTCTTTCCGCTATTGAAAAACTTGCTTCTGAATATTCTGCATCAGAGTTTCTTCTGGTTGCCCGTGCTCTGGCAGGGGAAATCCTTAAAGACGTGCCGGCGATTGAAGAGTTGGAGGGTGTTGTCAACGTTGACGCGGCCAATCCAATTGCCGAGAACGTTTTTAGCCGCGATCCTGGGATTGATGATGCGACATGGGCATGGATCGTACAACAGGCAGAAGGACCATTTTCCAATTTAATAAGACGAAATCCGGTATTCACACCGTTCGAGTTTGATCGAAAGGTGCCTCTCATGTTCGTGCTGAACGTCATGAGCACTTATCTCACTGGATACTACAATAGGAATGATAGGGTTCGGATGTTTTTAGAAGACAGATCGGACAATTTTCCGGAAAAAGAAGAGATTTTGAAACAGGTTAATGAAACTGCTGAATATATAGACGAAATGAATTTCGCTGAAAATTCGATTTGGTGGAACAAGGCAAATTTCTTTTCTATTGTAGCGGAATTAGGCCGAGTGCCCGCACTCCGCGCTCAATCGCCGCAGGTCTCCGCTGACAAGCTCAATGCTTTTGCGGCAAACCTGTCTAGCGACTACGCGTTGGCCGCACGCGAGGCAGTGAACGGAAAAGCTCAGCGCGAATTTAGAGGGCTGAAAGTGCGAGAAGCGCTAGAGGGATAG
- a CDS encoding sugar phosphate isomerase/epimerase, with amino-acid sequence MIERRHFLAAAAAAAMLPRGVVAASPRPVIGVQLYMARELLAKDFEATLAAIAETGVRHVEFAGFYDRDAAAIRRTLADNGLVAVGAHALRADMDDAEIDRLIAQCAGIGMDYAVAPVPLVPAYRALVGKSDNPFRDAIAALTRDDFLRTADRFNAIGGKVQSAGMRFAYHTHGLDFLRFDGRYAFDDMIERCDPAFVDFELDVGNTIAAGVDPLPYLQRLGRRASLAHLKDWRGPIEPAVDRIPPTAPIGEGVVDFAAVVRAMTAAGVRYAFIEEEETPADRVIAAIGSAYRHLGRL; translated from the coding sequence ATGATCGAACGCCGTCACTTTCTTGCCGCCGCCGCGGCCGCCGCGATGCTTCCCCGGGGCGTCGTTGCGGCTTCGCCCAGGCCGGTCATCGGGGTCCAGCTCTACATGGCGCGCGAGCTGCTCGCGAAGGATTTCGAGGCCACGCTGGCCGCCATTGCCGAAACCGGCGTCCGCCATGTCGAATTCGCGGGCTTCTACGACCGGGACGCCGCCGCCATTCGCAGGACGCTGGCCGACAATGGCCTCGTCGCGGTCGGCGCCCATGCGCTGCGCGCCGACATGGACGATGCGGAGATCGACCGGCTGATCGCGCAATGCGCCGGGATCGGCATGGATTATGCCGTCGCGCCGGTGCCGCTCGTTCCGGCCTACCGGGCGCTGGTCGGCAAGTCCGACAACCCTTTTCGCGACGCGATCGCCGCGCTGACGCGCGATGACTTCCTGCGCACCGCCGACCGCTTCAACGCCATCGGCGGCAAGGTCCAGAGCGCCGGAATGCGCTTCGCCTACCACACCCACGGCCTCGACTTCCTGCGCTTCGACGGACGCTATGCGTTCGACGACATGATCGAACGCTGCGACCCCGCGTTCGTCGATTTCGAGCTCGACGTCGGCAACACCATTGCTGCTGGAGTCGATCCGCTCCCCTATCTCCAACGCCTCGGCCGCCGCGCGAGCCTCGCGCATCTCAAGGATTGGCGCGGCCCGATCGAGCCGGCCGTCGACCGCATTCCGCCGACCGCGCCGATCGGCGAAGGCGTCGTCGACTTCGCGGCCGTGGTGCGGGCGATGACCGCAGCGGGCGTTCGCTATGCCTTCATCGAGGAAGAGGAGACGCCGGCGGACCGGGTGATCGCCGCCATCGGTTCGGCCTATCGCCACCTCGGCCGCCTATGA
- the leuA gene encoding 2-isopropylmalate synthase: MLRDPSVKYSAFPQVPLTNREWPSRVTTSAPIWLSTDLRDGNQSLIDPMDAEKKTRFFDLLVKSGFKEIEVGFPASGATDFDYIQNLVRSGRIPDDVTPQVLTQSRADLIRTSFDSLAGAKTAIVHVYNAVSPAWRKIVFGMEMDEIKAIAIEGAKQLRDNAARLPQTNWRFEYSPETFSTAELDFSIACCEAVMDILQPTAENPIILNLPATVEAATPNIYADQIEYFGKNLPNRDRAIISLHTHNDRGTGVAAAELGLLAGADRVEGCLFGNGERTGNTCLVTVALNMYTQGVDPELDFSNIDEVIQTVEYCNNLPVHPRHPYGGELVYTAFSGSHQDAIKKGFAARERQNDEKWEVPYLPIDPADLGRSYEAVIRVNSQSGKGGVAWVLEQDKGLKLPKKMQASFSHVVQAVADETSRELGADDIWQAFERTYLASEAKRFQLVDWAETHSGADRIFAGKLTIDGTERSVSGRGNGLMSSVVAALAESGGPLLDIVDYSEHAIGQGSNVQAAAYVECRTADGKSLFGCGLDTDVATASVRAILSAANGAEG; the protein is encoded by the coding sequence ATGCTCCGCGACCCCTCGGTCAAATATTCGGCCTTCCCGCAGGTTCCGCTGACGAACCGCGAATGGCCCTCCCGCGTCACCACGAGCGCGCCGATCTGGCTCTCCACCGACCTGCGCGACGGCAACCAGTCGCTGATCGACCCGATGGACGCCGAAAAGAAGACCCGCTTCTTCGACCTGCTCGTCAAGAGCGGGTTCAAGGAGATCGAGGTCGGCTTCCCCGCCAGCGGCGCGACCGATTTCGACTATATCCAGAACCTCGTCCGCTCGGGCCGCATCCCCGACGACGTCACGCCGCAGGTGCTGACGCAGAGCCGCGCCGACCTGATCCGCACCAGCTTCGACAGCCTCGCGGGCGCAAAGACCGCGATCGTCCACGTCTACAACGCGGTCAGCCCCGCGTGGCGCAAGATCGTCTTCGGCATGGAGATGGACGAGATCAAGGCGATCGCGATCGAGGGCGCGAAGCAGCTCCGCGACAATGCCGCGCGCCTCCCGCAAACGAACTGGCGCTTCGAATACAGCCCCGAAACCTTCTCGACCGCCGAGCTCGATTTCAGCATCGCCTGCTGCGAAGCGGTGATGGACATCCTCCAGCCGACCGCCGAAAACCCGATCATCCTCAACCTGCCCGCGACGGTCGAGGCGGCGACGCCGAACATCTACGCCGACCAGATCGAATATTTCGGCAAGAACCTGCCGAACCGCGACCGCGCGATCATATCCTTGCACACCCACAACGACCGCGGCACCGGCGTCGCGGCGGCCGAACTCGGCCTGCTCGCGGGCGCCGACCGCGTCGAGGGCTGCCTGTTCGGCAATGGCGAGCGCACCGGCAACACCTGCCTCGTCACCGTCGCGCTCAACATGTACACGCAGGGCGTCGACCCCGAACTCGACTTCTCGAACATCGACGAGGTCATCCAGACGGTCGAATATTGCAACAATTTGCCCGTCCACCCACGCCACCCCTATGGCGGCGAGCTGGTCTACACCGCTTTCTCGGGCAGCCATCAGGACGCGATCAAGAAAGGCTTCGCCGCGCGCGAACGCCAGAATGACGAAAAATGGGAAGTCCCCTACCTCCCGATCGACCCCGCCGATTTAGGCCGCAGCTACGAAGCGGTGATCCGCGTCAACAGCCAGTCGGGCAAGGGCGGCGTCGCGTGGGTGCTCGAACAGGACAAGGGCCTGAAACTGCCCAAGAAAATGCAGGCGAGCTTCAGCCACGTCGTCCAGGCTGTCGCCGACGAAACGAGCCGCGAACTCGGCGCCGACGACATCTGGCAGGCGTTCGAGCGCACCTATCTCGCCAGCGAAGCCAAGCGCTTCCAACTCGTCGACTGGGCCGAAACGCATAGCGGCGCCGACCGCATCTTCGCCGGCAAGCTCACCATCGACGGCACCGAACGCAGCGTCAGCGGCCGCGGCAACGGCCTGATGTCGAGCGTCGTCGCCGCCCTCGCCGAGAGCGGCGGCCCGCTGCTCGACATCGTCGACTATAGCGAGCACGCGATCGGCCAGGGCAGCAACGTGCAGGCCGCAGCCTATGTCGAATGCCGCACGGCGGACGGGAAAAGCCTGTTCGGCTGCGGACTGGATACGGACGTGGCGACGGCGAGTGTGCGGGCGATTTTGTCGGCGGCGAACGGGGCTGAGGGATGA
- a CDS encoding TetR/AcrR family transcriptional regulator: MAEKVRRRTQAERSAGTRDALLTAAIDALHAHGYAAASTMLVAEKAGVSRGAMLHQFPTKADLMTFVVEAVFEQEVRHYRDYLKDIDDPQQRLLAYPDMAWEVLSRPSGVAVLEILQGSRSDPQLCEKLAPVQARIEREALDFTHLAAPGDARGAMALMRLVVWAIRGLSVAQVLAPAPGSIRDSVKVLKRLMEAGLQTGVLSVEPEKTT; encoded by the coding sequence ATGGCCGAGAAAGTGCGCCGACGGACACAGGCGGAAAGAAGCGCAGGCACGCGGGACGCGTTGCTGACGGCGGCGATCGATGCGCTGCACGCGCATGGCTATGCGGCGGCGTCGACGATGCTGGTCGCCGAAAAGGCGGGTGTCAGCCGGGGGGCGATGCTCCACCAGTTTCCGACCAAGGCCGATTTGATGACCTTTGTGGTCGAGGCGGTCTTCGAGCAGGAAGTGCGGCACTATCGCGACTATCTGAAAGACATCGACGATCCGCAGCAGCGGCTGCTCGCCTATCCCGACATGGCGTGGGAGGTTCTGAGCCGGCCGTCGGGCGTCGCGGTGCTTGAGATATTGCAGGGTTCGCGCAGCGACCCCCAGCTTTGCGAGAAGCTTGCGCCGGTCCAGGCGCGGATCGAACGCGAAGCGCTGGATTTCACGCACCTTGCCGCACCGGGGGATGCGCGCGGCGCGATGGCGCTGATGCGGCTCGTCGTCTGGGCCATTCGCGGCCTGTCGGTCGCGCAGGTTCTGGCCCCCGCACCGGGCAGCATCCGCGATTCGGTGAAGGTGCTCAAGCGATTGATGGAGGCGGGCCTCCAGACCGGCGTCCTGTCGGTAGAGCCGGAAAAAACCACATAA
- a CDS encoding TonB-dependent receptor has protein sequence MVRFGARRIWLASVAAVALPATPLWAQDAKPGAAPTGDEIIVTATRREERLQDVPLSVTAVSGESLAQSGLKEVSDIQYLAPNITFSATNPVSNGGGYQIRGVGTQTYDSGVEQTVGLVIDGVVIGLSRDPGSTGFADIERIEVLRGPQGTLFGKNSSAGVIQVVTKKPRMDDASFSLDLKYGERNDRVVQASANIPLGQTIALRLSGYSNGQDGAIPYVLTPGRAVGDRRNNGIRAKLLWEPSDNLSFLLSGEYQTAFARDGQIIQSLGTSALFNSQFAGFAEKPGPNVYKSYMDGDWTADTSLYAGSLEINAGIGDHTLTSITAYRKLKTLQLSDIDASPANVFNNSDGGVDSHQFTQELRLTSPGGQRLEYVLGLYYYQTENGGYATQYGNYYGLFGVPVVVGGGRRDATNKVRSLAAFGNVTFALTDAVKLIGGLRYTNDRNHGTLVVSKLPFPAYALSTLPDYDGTVKADNVSGKVGVQFEPSRDLMLYATWSTGFKGPAIDGTAGIIREVRPETVKSWEIGLKSSFLDGKGTFNIAAYWSNYRNFQAQTFDITITPPAFYLSNAGLLRARGIEVETGFRVTPALRLSASGSYNDATFRDYDGQCYPGQPMSPVVGEGCYVLPGTTTTVANYRGFRLPNAPKWSYILRADYKQAIGGDMAIDAAVNWAWRTKTQAVIGDPKAEIPSYGLLNGTIGFGAADGSWRVGLYARNLLDKRFYAPYAAGVINPDGYSKIVMPEAFRTIGGTLSFRI, from the coding sequence ATGGTTCGATTTGGCGCGCGGCGCATTTGGCTCGCTTCGGTTGCGGCGGTCGCGCTGCCTGCGACACCTTTATGGGCGCAGGACGCGAAGCCCGGCGCGGCGCCCACCGGCGACGAGATCATCGTCACCGCGACGCGGCGCGAGGAGCGATTGCAGGACGTCCCGCTGTCGGTGACCGCGGTTTCGGGGGAAAGCCTGGCGCAGTCGGGACTGAAGGAAGTCAGCGACATCCAGTATCTCGCCCCGAACATCACCTTCTCCGCGACCAATCCCGTGTCGAACGGCGGCGGCTACCAGATCCGCGGCGTCGGCACCCAGACCTATGACAGCGGCGTCGAACAGACCGTCGGCCTGGTGATCGACGGGGTCGTCATCGGCCTGTCGCGCGACCCCGGCTCGACCGGCTTTGCCGACATCGAACGCATCGAAGTGCTGCGCGGCCCGCAGGGTACGCTGTTCGGTAAGAATTCGAGCGCCGGGGTGATCCAGGTCGTCACGAAAAAGCCGCGCATGGACGACGCCTCCTTTTCGCTCGATCTCAAATATGGCGAGCGGAACGACCGCGTCGTGCAGGCCAGCGCCAATATTCCGCTCGGCCAGACGATCGCCCTGCGCCTGTCGGGGTACAGCAACGGACAGGACGGCGCGATTCCCTATGTGCTGACGCCGGGGCGCGCGGTGGGCGACCGCCGCAACAACGGCATCCGCGCCAAGCTGCTCTGGGAACCGTCGGACAATCTCTCCTTCCTCCTGTCGGGCGAATATCAGACCGCGTTCGCGCGCGACGGCCAGATCATCCAGTCGCTCGGAACCAGCGCCCTGTTCAATTCGCAATTTGCCGGCTTTGCCGAAAAGCCGGGTCCGAACGTCTATAAAAGCTATATGGATGGCGACTGGACCGCGGACACTTCGCTCTACGCGGGTTCGCTCGAGATCAACGCCGGCATCGGCGATCACACGCTGACCTCGATCACCGCCTACCGCAAGCTCAAGACGCTCCAGCTCTCCGACATCGACGCCTCGCCCGCGAACGTCTTCAACAACAGCGACGGCGGCGTCGACAGCCACCAGTTCACGCAGGAGCTTCGCCTCACCTCGCCCGGCGGCCAGCGCCTCGAATATGTGCTCGGCCTCTATTATTACCAGACCGAGAACGGCGGCTACGCGACCCAATATGGCAATTATTACGGCCTGTTCGGGGTGCCTGTCGTGGTCGGCGGCGGCCGCCGCGACGCGACGAACAAGGTGCGCAGTCTCGCCGCCTTCGGCAATGTCACTTTCGCGCTGACCGACGCCGTCAAGCTGATCGGCGGACTACGCTACACCAACGACCGGAACCACGGGACGCTCGTCGTGTCGAAGCTGCCCTTCCCGGCCTACGCGCTCAGCACCCTGCCCGATTATGACGGCACGGTGAAGGCCGACAATGTGTCGGGCAAGGTCGGCGTGCAGTTCGAACCCAGCCGCGACCTGATGCTCTATGCAACCTGGTCGACGGGCTTCAAGGGCCCGGCGATCGACGGCACGGCGGGCATCATTCGCGAGGTCCGCCCCGAAACGGTGAAGAGCTGGGAAATCGGCCTCAAGAGCAGCTTTCTCGACGGGAAAGGCACTTTCAACATCGCCGCCTATTGGTCGAACTATCGCAATTTCCAGGCCCAGACCTTCGACATCACGATCACCCCGCCGGCCTTCTATCTGTCGAACGCCGGGCTGCTGCGCGCGCGCGGCATCGAGGTCGAAACGGGGTTTCGCGTGACCCCGGCGCTGCGCCTCTCGGCCAGCGGATCATATAATGACGCGACGTTCCGCGACTATGACGGGCAATGCTATCCGGGCCAGCCGATGTCGCCGGTGGTCGGCGAGGGCTGCTACGTCCTTCCCGGCACGACGACGACCGTCGCCAATTATCGCGGTTTCCGCCTGCCCAACGCGCCGAAATGGTCGTATATCCTGCGCGCGGATTACAAGCAGGCGATCGGCGGCGACATGGCGATCGACGCCGCGGTCAATTGGGCGTGGCGCACGAAGACCCAGGCCGTGATCGGCGATCCGAAAGCCGAAATCCCCTCCTATGGCCTGCTCAACGGCACCATCGGATTCGGCGCGGCGGACGGCAGCTGGCGGGTCGGCCTCTATGCGCGCAACCTGCTCGATAAGCGCTTCTACGCGCCCTATGCCGCGGGCGTGATCAATCCCGACGGCTATTCCAAGATCGTCATGCCCGAAGCGTTCAGAACCATCGGCGGCACGCTGAGCTTCCGCATCTAG
- a CDS encoding adenosylmethionine--8-amino-7-oxononanoate transaminase, with protein sequence MTLTHPSPIWHPFTQHGLGEPIPLIARGEGARLYGTDGRYWIDAISSWWVTTHGHAHPRIMAAIRDQSEKLDQLIFAGWTHEPAETLAAELIRITPDPLTRVFFSDSGSTSVEVALKMALGYWFNIGEDRSRILVMEHSYHGDTIGAMSVGERGVYNRAWQPLLFDVGTIPFPHEGQEQAAFDALEAACAQKPAAFIVEPLILGAGGMLIYPAWVLAEMRAICARHGVLFIADEVMTGWGRTGTRFACDQAGVIPDIVCLSKGLTGGAIPLAVTLCSEPIFAAHLSTDRAKTFYHSSSYTANPIACAAAVANLDIWRDEPVQQRIDALADAQAAHLGMLASDPRVASPRRLGTIAAFDIVAPDSGYLSALAPRLIAHYRDRGVLLRPLGNTVYVMPPYGIVPDELAQVWGAIATSLDDLR encoded by the coding sequence ATGACGCTAACCCACCCGTCCCCCATCTGGCACCCTTTCACCCAGCACGGCCTCGGCGAGCCGATCCCGCTGATCGCCCGCGGCGAGGGCGCGCGGCTCTACGGCACCGACGGCCGATACTGGATCGACGCCATCTCGAGCTGGTGGGTCACTACCCATGGCCACGCCCACCCGCGCATCATGGCCGCGATCCGCGACCAGTCGGAAAAGCTCGACCAGCTCATCTTCGCGGGCTGGACCCACGAACCCGCCGAAACCCTCGCCGCCGAACTGATCCGCATCACCCCCGATCCGCTCACCCGCGTCTTCTTTTCGGACTCGGGCTCGACCAGCGTCGAGGTCGCGCTCAAGATGGCGCTCGGCTATTGGTTCAACATCGGCGAGGACCGCAGCCGCATCCTGGTGATGGAGCACAGCTATCACGGCGACACGATCGGCGCGATGTCGGTCGGCGAGCGCGGCGTCTACAACCGCGCGTGGCAGCCCTTGCTGTTCGACGTCGGCACCATCCCCTTCCCGCACGAGGGGCAGGAGCAGGCGGCCTTCGATGCGCTCGAAGCCGCTTGTGCACAGAAACCCGCCGCCTTCATCGTCGAACCCTTGATCCTCGGCGCCGGGGGCATGCTGATCTATCCCGCGTGGGTGCTCGCCGAAATGCGCGCGATCTGCGCGCGCCACGGCGTCCTCTTCATCGCCGACGAGGTGATGACCGGCTGGGGCCGCACCGGCACGCGCTTCGCCTGCGATCAGGCGGGGGTGATCCCCGATATCGTCTGCCTGTCGAAGGGGCTGACCGGCGGCGCGATCCCGCTCGCGGTGACCTTGTGCAGCGAGCCGATCTTCGCCGCGCATCTCTCGACCGACCGCGCGAAGACCTTCTATCATTCGAGCAGCTACACCGCAAACCCGATCGCCTGCGCCGCCGCGGTCGCCAATCTCGACATCTGGCGCGACGAGCCGGTCCAGCAACGCATCGACGCCCTCGCCGACGCGCAGGCCGCGCACCTCGGCATGCTCGCCTCCGACCCGCGCGTCGCCAGTCCCCGCCGCCTCGGCACCATCGCCGCCTTCGACATCGTCGCTCCCGATTCGGGCTATCTCTCGGCCCTCGCTCCCCGCCTGATCGCCCATTACCGCGACCGCGGCGTCCTCCTCCGCCCGCTCGGCAACACCGTCTACGTCATGCCCCCCTATGGCATCGTGCCCGATGAACTGGCGCAGGTGTGGGGGGCGATCGCGACATCGCTCGACGATCTCCGATAG